The Pseudarthrobacter sulfonivorans genome includes a window with the following:
- a CDS encoding VOC family protein, which produces MPTTLNPYLGFRENAREAMTFYQSVFGGDLALSTFGEFHASEDPAEADKIMHGMLTASNGLVLMGADTPNGMDLATGSSISVSLSGDDEAELRGYWEKLSADGGTVTVPLEPAPWGDIFGMCTDRFGTAWLVNVNNPQAAPAS; this is translated from the coding sequence ATGCCAACGACGCTCAACCCCTACCTTGGCTTCCGTGAGAACGCCCGCGAGGCGATGACCTTCTACCAGTCCGTCTTCGGCGGCGACCTGGCCCTCAGCACGTTCGGGGAGTTCCACGCCAGCGAAGATCCGGCGGAAGCCGACAAAATCATGCACGGCATGCTGACGGCCAGCAACGGCCTGGTCCTGATGGGGGCGGACACGCCGAACGGCATGGACCTCGCGACCGGTAGCTCCATTTCGGTTTCGCTCAGCGGCGACGACGAAGCTGAACTGCGCGGCTATTGGGAGAAGCTGTCCGCCGACGGCGGCACGGTCACCGTTCCCTTGGAGCCGGCGCCCTGGGGCGACATCTTCGGCATGTGCACGGACCGGTTCGGGACTGCCTGGCTGGTCAACGTCAATAACCCCCAGGCCGCTCCCGCGTCTTAG
- a CDS encoding response regulator, producing the protein MNSDQAGSSGTQGGRRTSVLVVDDDPHLLKALRITLQAHGYAVESASDGGTAVRAASHRPPDVMILDLGLPDLDGAEVLREVRRWSNLPVLVLSARHGSSDKVDALDAGADDYITKPFGLDELLARLRALLRRVPDPASAPTVAASSFTVDLAQRQVTRDGDVVRLTPTEWNILELLVRNPARLVTQQQLLLDVWGPAYQTEANYLRVYMAQLRRKLEADPGKPRHLLTEPGVGYRFMP; encoded by the coding sequence GTGAATTCGGACCAGGCTGGTTCTTCCGGCACGCAAGGCGGCCGCCGCACCAGTGTGCTGGTTGTCGACGACGATCCCCACCTGCTGAAGGCACTCCGGATCACACTCCAGGCCCACGGCTACGCCGTGGAGTCAGCGTCCGACGGCGGCACAGCCGTGCGTGCCGCTTCCCACCGTCCGCCGGACGTGATGATCCTGGACCTCGGACTGCCGGACCTGGATGGAGCGGAAGTCCTGCGGGAAGTCCGTCGATGGAGCAACCTGCCCGTACTGGTGCTGTCCGCACGCCACGGCTCATCGGACAAAGTCGACGCCCTGGATGCCGGTGCGGATGACTACATCACCAAGCCGTTCGGACTCGATGAGCTTTTGGCCCGGCTGCGGGCGCTCCTCCGCCGCGTTCCGGATCCGGCGTCGGCACCCACGGTGGCCGCATCCTCCTTCACCGTGGACTTGGCCCAGCGGCAGGTCACGAGGGACGGGGACGTTGTCCGGCTGACGCCGACCGAATGGAACATCCTGGAACTGCTGGTCCGGAACCCTGCCCGGCTGGTGACCCAGCAGCAGCTGCTGCTGGACGTCTGGGGACCGGCCTACCAGACGGAAGCCAACTACCTGCGTGTGTACATGGCCCAGTTGCGGCGGAAGCTGGAGGCCGATCCCGGGAAACCCCGCCACCTCCTCACGGAACCTGGTGTGGGATACCGCTTTATGCCCTGA
- the ligD gene encoding non-homologous end-joining DNA ligase produces the protein MASEQTTLTVPGPHGEREMRVSSPSRVLWPDLGLTKLDLARYMVDVGEAFIAANGDRPVALQRYSDNVEGDQFFSKNPPKGTPDFIRSVNVTFPSARSHPMLVLDEPAAAVWAVQMNTVVFHPWPSHTANTDNPDQLRIDLDPQPGTDFDDAVPAALALKEVLAEAGLDTFIKTSGNRGLHVYAPIEPNHEFLDVRHAVIAAARELERRMPDKVTTAWWKEERGVKVFLDFNQANRDRTIAGAYSPRALAHAPVSCPISWDELGSADPKDFTILTVPERLRTKGDPWADMKAHPGTIDMLLGWWERDLKAGLGELPFPPDYPKMPGEPPRVQPSRARKQD, from the coding sequence ATGGCGAGCGAACAGACCACCCTCACTGTCCCGGGACCGCACGGCGAGCGCGAGATGCGCGTTTCCAGCCCCAGCAGGGTGCTCTGGCCGGATCTCGGTCTGACCAAGCTGGACCTCGCACGCTACATGGTGGATGTGGGGGAGGCGTTCATTGCCGCGAACGGTGACCGGCCGGTGGCGCTGCAGAGGTACTCGGACAATGTCGAGGGGGACCAGTTCTTTTCGAAGAACCCGCCCAAGGGAACACCTGACTTCATCCGCTCAGTGAATGTGACGTTTCCGAGCGCACGCTCGCACCCCATGCTGGTCCTGGACGAACCCGCCGCGGCCGTATGGGCCGTGCAGATGAATACAGTGGTGTTCCACCCGTGGCCGTCCCATACAGCGAACACCGATAACCCGGACCAGCTGCGCATCGACCTTGACCCGCAGCCGGGCACAGACTTCGACGACGCCGTCCCGGCTGCCCTGGCGCTGAAGGAGGTGCTGGCGGAGGCCGGGCTGGACACGTTCATCAAGACATCGGGGAACCGCGGCTTGCACGTCTACGCTCCCATCGAGCCCAACCACGAATTCCTGGACGTCCGCCACGCGGTGATCGCTGCGGCCCGCGAGCTGGAGCGGCGGATGCCGGACAAGGTCACCACGGCCTGGTGGAAGGAGGAACGCGGCGTGAAGGTGTTCCTGGACTTCAACCAGGCGAACCGGGACCGGACCATCGCCGGCGCGTACAGCCCCCGTGCGCTGGCCCATGCGCCGGTCTCGTGCCCCATCAGCTGGGACGAACTGGGCAGCGCGGATCCCAAGGACTTCACCATCCTGACGGTCCCCGAACGGCTCAGGACCAAAGGCGATCCCTGGGCGGACATGAAGGCGCATCCGGGCACCATTGACATGCTGTTGGGCTGGTGGGAGCGGGACCTCAAGGCCGGCCTCGGCGAACTGCCGTTCCCGCCGGACTACCCGAAGATGCCCGGTGAGCCCCCGCGGGTGCAGCCGAGCCGGGCCCGCAAACAGGACTGA
- a CDS encoding hotdog fold thioesterase has product MMDNFTPGPFTEELVTAGIPAHLHDWLGRLGIGALVVKMGIHFLEMSPERTVATMPVEGNTQVAGILHGGAHVVLAETLGSFAAGMHAGAGRHALGIEVSATHHRAIAAGTVTGTCTAIHLGRTLTTHEIVMTDEQGRRLSTARLTNMLRDNEPAEA; this is encoded by the coding sequence ATGATGGACAATTTCACGCCCGGGCCCTTCACTGAGGAATTGGTCACAGCAGGCATCCCGGCGCACCTCCACGACTGGCTCGGCCGCCTGGGCATCGGTGCCCTGGTGGTGAAGATGGGGATCCACTTCCTGGAGATGAGCCCGGAACGAACGGTGGCCACCATGCCGGTGGAAGGGAACACCCAGGTGGCGGGCATCCTCCACGGCGGCGCCCATGTGGTGCTGGCCGAAACCCTGGGGTCCTTCGCCGCCGGGATGCACGCCGGCGCCGGCAGGCATGCCCTGGGCATCGAAGTGAGCGCCACACACCACCGTGCAATCGCCGCGGGCACCGTGACAGGTACCTGCACCGCGATCCACCTGGGCCGGACACTGACAACGCATGAAATCGTGATGACCGACGAACAAGGCCGCCGCCTCTCCACCGCACGCCTCACCAACATGCTGCGGGACAACGAGCCCGCGGAGGCCTAA
- a CDS encoding alpha/beta hydrolase family protein, translated as MAVAESPITFPVGDVEVSGVYARPDSPFATLVLAHGAGAGMEHPFMSGFTRGLNDDGVATLRFNFPYREAGRKFPDRPPAAIAAWRAAMHEAMRRGTEHGDTGPVWAAGKSFGGRMASMAVAEGMDSAGLVYLGYPLHPPGKPEKLRDEHLYGLTLPMLFLQGTRDTFATPDLLEGVVSRIGPSAVLDWIAGGDHSFAVAGKKRDAAEIGASLAPKVAKFMRSRG; from the coding sequence ATGGCCGTAGCTGAATCCCCAATCACCTTTCCCGTCGGCGACGTTGAGGTCTCCGGCGTTTACGCCCGCCCGGACAGCCCCTTCGCCACCCTGGTGCTGGCGCACGGGGCAGGCGCCGGTATGGAGCACCCGTTCATGAGCGGTTTCACCCGTGGACTGAACGACGACGGCGTTGCCACGTTGCGCTTCAACTTCCCCTACCGCGAGGCCGGCCGAAAATTCCCGGACCGACCGCCGGCAGCCATCGCCGCCTGGCGCGCCGCCATGCATGAAGCAATGCGGCGAGGAACCGAGCACGGTGATACCGGACCGGTGTGGGCTGCCGGCAAATCGTTTGGCGGCCGGATGGCGTCCATGGCAGTTGCCGAGGGAATGGACAGTGCCGGACTCGTCTACCTCGGCTATCCCCTCCACCCGCCCGGAAAGCCTGAAAAACTCCGCGACGAGCACCTCTACGGGCTCACGCTCCCCATGTTGTTCCTGCAGGGCACGCGCGACACCTTTGCGACGCCGGATCTGCTGGAGGGTGTGGTCTCCCGGATCGGTCCGTCCGCTGTCCTGGACTGGATCGCCGGCGGTGACCATTCCTTCGCCGTCGCAGGAAAGAAACGCGACGCTGCAGAGATCGGAGCGTCGCTGGCGCCGAAGGTGGCCAAGTTCATGCGGAGCCGCGGCTAA
- a CDS encoding L-threonylcarbamoyladenylate synthase: MARYFDVHPQDPQPRAITQAVKIVLDGGLIAYPTDSCYALGAQLGNKDALDRIRNIRKLDDKHHFTLVCKDFAQLGQFVNIGNDVFRAIKAVTPGSYTFILPATKEVPRRLLHPKKKTVGVRIPDNRVVQALLAELGEPLLSSTLLLPDEEDPLTQGWEIKERLEHEVDAVIDSGDCGAEPTTVIDYSSGVAEVVRRGTGDPSRFE, translated from the coding sequence ATGGCCAGATACTTTGATGTTCATCCCCAGGATCCCCAGCCCCGCGCCATCACGCAGGCCGTGAAGATCGTGCTCGACGGCGGGCTGATCGCCTACCCCACGGACTCCTGCTACGCCCTCGGGGCCCAGCTGGGCAACAAGGATGCGCTGGACCGGATCCGGAATATCCGCAAGCTCGACGACAAGCACCACTTCACGCTGGTGTGCAAGGACTTCGCGCAGCTGGGCCAGTTCGTGAACATCGGCAACGACGTCTTCCGCGCGATCAAAGCCGTCACGCCGGGAAGCTACACGTTTATCCTGCCTGCCACCAAGGAAGTGCCGCGCCGGCTGCTGCACCCGAAGAAAAAGACCGTGGGCGTGCGCATCCCGGACAACCGCGTGGTCCAGGCGCTGCTGGCCGAACTCGGCGAGCCCCTCCTCTCCAGCACCCTGCTGCTCCCGGACGAGGAAGACCCGCTGACCCAGGGCTGGGAAATCAAGGAACGGCTTGAACACGAGGTGGACGCGGTCATCGATTCCGGCGACTGCGGGGCAGAGCCCACCACGGTGATCGACTATTCCAGCGGAGTGGCCGAGGTGGTGCGTCGCGGCACCGGCGACCCGTCCCGGTTCGAGTAA
- a CDS encoding DUF4118 domain-containing protein, which yields MARERIVIGLNGSDDAELLIRRAARILERTDGGELVAVHVRTTGGTAGESPQVLEAQRRLVNDLGGTYHTVSATDPARALLDYARKSSATHIVVGQSRRGPLAGVLAGLFAGGTVEARVVRGAGDVDVQVVPRVPPQRNAPRRRPDLGRTRVAIGFALAAALPALLQLLLAAFDHSVATAVLIQLAGAVAVALVGGLWPAVVGALWSSVLVNYFSTPPLGDLAISDPQDLLSLAVFVGVSVAVAGVVDGSARRSKEAARAQAEAATLGDLALGASRSEDTLDGILAEALDVFGATGAGVYSSREGTAQGSGPTSGLSGVRGADGRIWSLVAGAGDTAGWEHGVTGLPGSTGEPVDDDTRLVLFGREVPAVESRLLGAFAVHVKAQLERRQLAVSRREVLRLAEGNSMRTAILRAVSHDLRTPLAGIKLAAGGLLQRTVTYTPAEERELLETIDECTDRLDQLVGNLLDMSRITADSVRPLLGPVRWSEVVAPALRGLPDGTVRVELPANMPTVEADPVLLDRVIANIVENAVKYAPGSGITITGASDGMGAATLDGYPSGELRIIDHGAGVPAGKVLEMFQPFQRLHDRPQATGVGLGLAVADGFVRAMGGTLTAQETPGGGLTMVIRLALSTGSPGARHAAVQPRQEAT from the coding sequence ATGGCACGGGAACGGATAGTCATTGGCCTCAACGGCAGCGATGACGCAGAACTGCTCATCCGGCGCGCCGCCAGGATTCTCGAAAGGACCGACGGCGGCGAGCTGGTGGCCGTCCACGTCCGCACCACGGGGGGTACGGCGGGCGAGTCTCCCCAGGTTTTGGAGGCGCAGCGGAGGCTGGTCAATGACCTGGGCGGGACCTACCACACCGTTTCCGCGACGGATCCGGCCCGGGCCCTGCTCGATTACGCCCGCAAGTCCAGTGCCACCCATATTGTTGTGGGGCAGTCCCGCCGCGGACCGCTTGCCGGTGTGCTGGCAGGGTTGTTCGCCGGCGGCACCGTGGAAGCCCGGGTGGTCCGCGGTGCGGGCGACGTTGATGTCCAGGTAGTTCCCCGCGTCCCGCCCCAGCGGAACGCACCACGCCGGCGGCCTGACCTGGGCCGCACCAGGGTTGCCATTGGCTTTGCGCTCGCAGCAGCCCTGCCCGCCCTGCTGCAGCTGCTGCTCGCAGCCTTCGACCACAGCGTTGCCACCGCCGTCCTGATCCAGCTTGCAGGCGCCGTTGCGGTGGCGCTGGTGGGCGGGTTGTGGCCTGCCGTGGTCGGCGCGCTGTGGAGCAGCGTGCTGGTGAACTACTTTTCCACGCCGCCCCTGGGGGACCTGGCGATCAGTGATCCCCAGGACCTCCTGTCCCTGGCCGTTTTTGTGGGGGTGTCAGTGGCGGTCGCCGGGGTGGTGGACGGGTCTGCCCGCCGGTCCAAGGAGGCTGCCCGCGCGCAGGCGGAGGCGGCGACGCTGGGCGACCTCGCCCTGGGCGCCTCCCGTTCGGAGGACACTCTGGACGGGATCCTGGCGGAGGCCTTGGACGTTTTTGGTGCCACCGGTGCCGGTGTGTACAGCAGCCGGGAGGGCACCGCGCAAGGTTCCGGTCCGACGTCGGGACTCTCCGGAGTCCGCGGCGCGGACGGCAGGATCTGGTCGCTCGTGGCCGGCGCGGGGGATACCGCCGGGTGGGAGCATGGCGTCACCGGACTGCCGGGCAGCACCGGGGAACCGGTCGACGACGACACCCGGCTGGTGCTGTTCGGCCGGGAGGTGCCGGCAGTGGAAAGCCGGTTGCTGGGTGCGTTTGCGGTCCACGTGAAAGCCCAGCTCGAACGCCGCCAGCTGGCCGTCAGCCGGCGCGAGGTGCTGCGGCTGGCCGAAGGGAACTCCATGCGCACGGCGATCCTGCGGGCGGTGTCCCACGACCTGCGGACGCCCCTGGCGGGGATCAAGCTCGCCGCCGGTGGCTTGCTGCAGCGGACCGTCACCTATACGCCCGCGGAAGAACGGGAGCTGCTGGAAACCATTGACGAATGCACGGACCGGCTGGACCAGCTGGTGGGAAACCTCTTGGACATGTCAAGGATCACCGCCGATTCCGTCCGGCCGCTGCTGGGACCCGTGCGGTGGAGCGAGGTTGTTGCGCCGGCCCTGCGCGGGCTCCCGGACGGTACAGTCCGGGTGGAGCTGCCCGCCAACATGCCGACCGTGGAGGCTGATCCGGTGCTGCTGGACCGTGTGATCGCGAACATTGTGGAAAACGCCGTCAAATACGCGCCGGGTTCGGGGATCACCATCACAGGCGCTTCCGACGGCATGGGTGCAGCCACGCTAGATGGCTATCCGTCCGGTGAACTGCGGATCATCGATCACGGCGCCGGTGTGCCCGCCGGGAAGGTGCTTGAGATGTTTCAGCCGTTCCAGCGGCTCCACGACCGGCCCCAGGCCACCGGAGTGGGACTGGGCCTGGCCGTCGCCGACGGGTTCGTCAGGGCCATGGGCGGGACGCTGACTGCACAGGAAACTCCCGGCGGCGGGCTGACCATGGTGATCAGGCTGGCCCTTTCCACCGGCTCGCCGGGCGCGCGCCACGCGGCCGTCCAGCCGCGTCAGGAGGCCACGTGA
- a CDS encoding dihydrofolate reductase family protein — protein sequence MSRIQYFVAASIDGFIATTKDDLAWLLEFDGFEGGKESYETFMAGVGCIVMGGETYAWLMEHEPGNWPYPSTPCYVFTRHEHVAPAGTDITFVRGPVQEFIQDFKDHAGGMNVWVVGGGNLAAQFANAGLLDDLILSVIPVVLGDGKRLLPLEGPTSPLELTASRTLGRGIVELRYTFTSPVPAG from the coding sequence ATGTCAAGGATCCAGTATTTTGTCGCGGCCTCCATTGACGGGTTCATCGCCACCACCAAGGATGACCTCGCCTGGCTTCTCGAGTTCGATGGCTTCGAGGGCGGCAAGGAAAGCTACGAAACCTTCATGGCCGGCGTCGGCTGCATTGTTATGGGCGGCGAGACGTACGCCTGGCTGATGGAGCACGAACCCGGCAACTGGCCGTACCCTTCCACACCCTGTTATGTGTTTACCCGGCACGAGCACGTTGCCCCGGCCGGCACGGACATCACCTTCGTCCGCGGACCCGTCCAGGAGTTCATCCAGGACTTCAAGGACCACGCCGGCGGCATGAACGTCTGGGTGGTGGGTGGCGGCAACCTCGCTGCGCAGTTCGCCAACGCAGGACTGCTGGATGACCTCATCCTTTCTGTCATCCCCGTGGTCCTGGGCGACGGCAAACGGCTGCTGCCATTGGAGGGCCCGACGTCGCCACTTGAGTTGACGGCGTCCCGCACTTTGGGACGGGGCATAGTGGAGCTCCGCTACACCTTCACCTCCCCGGTTCCGGCCGGTTAG
- a CDS encoding inorganic phosphate transporter: protein MDITFMVALVIGLALFFDFTNGFHDTANAMATPIATGAIKPKTAVTLAAILNLVGAFLSTEVAKTVSGGIIREGSDGVQITPDIIFAGLMGAILWNMITWLKGLPSSSSHALFGGLIGAAIAGIGFNSVNLETLLQKVILPAIFAPLIAGLVAYLCTRLAYALTSRHDPETGSKLTQKRGGFRTGQIFTSSLVALAHGTNDAQKTMGIITLVLISAGTQSPGSGPQFWVITACALAIAVGTYAGGWRIIRTMGSGLTEVKPAQGFAAETSTASAILASSHLGFALSTTQVASGSVIGSGMGRKGTTVRWNLVGKIALGWLFTLPAAGVVGALTALLVKTGVVGVVIAAVAGTAAVLFMFAYSRKSAVGHHNAVEVEEAGQAVRFAKKKAFARARAKANQHKDVQR from the coding sequence GTGGATATCACCTTTATGGTGGCGCTGGTCATCGGACTGGCATTATTTTTCGACTTCACAAATGGATTCCATGACACCGCGAATGCGATGGCTACGCCCATCGCCACCGGTGCCATTAAACCGAAGACCGCTGTGACGCTCGCCGCAATCCTGAACCTGGTCGGCGCCTTCCTCTCGACGGAAGTGGCCAAAACAGTCTCCGGCGGCATCATCCGGGAAGGCTCCGACGGTGTCCAGATCACGCCGGACATTATTTTCGCCGGCCTTATGGGCGCCATCCTCTGGAACATGATCACCTGGCTCAAAGGCCTGCCGTCCAGCTCATCCCATGCACTCTTCGGCGGGCTGATCGGCGCGGCCATCGCCGGCATCGGGTTCAATTCCGTGAACCTGGAAACCCTGCTGCAGAAGGTCATCCTGCCCGCCATCTTCGCCCCGCTGATTGCCGGCCTGGTGGCGTACCTTTGCACGCGGCTCGCGTATGCCCTGACGTCGCGGCACGATCCGGAAACCGGCAGCAAGCTGACGCAGAAGCGGGGCGGGTTCCGCACCGGCCAGATCTTCACGTCCAGCCTGGTGGCGCTGGCCCACGGCACCAACGACGCCCAGAAGACCATGGGCATCATCACCCTGGTGCTGATTTCCGCCGGCACACAGTCCCCGGGTTCGGGCCCGCAGTTCTGGGTCATCACGGCATGCGCCCTGGCCATCGCCGTCGGCACCTACGCAGGTGGCTGGCGCATCATCCGGACCATGGGTTCCGGGCTCACCGAGGTCAAGCCTGCCCAGGGATTCGCAGCCGAGACCAGCACCGCCTCTGCCATCCTTGCGTCTTCCCACCTGGGCTTCGCCCTGTCCACTACGCAGGTGGCGTCAGGGTCCGTCATCGGGTCCGGAATGGGCCGTAAGGGCACCACTGTGCGGTGGAACTTGGTGGGCAAGATCGCCCTGGGCTGGCTGTTTACACTTCCCGCCGCCGGCGTTGTGGGCGCGCTGACCGCGCTGCTCGTGAAGACCGGCGTGGTGGGTGTGGTGATTGCCGCCGTCGCCGGCACCGCCGCGGTGCTGTTTATGTTCGCCTACTCCCGCAAGTCCGCGGTGGGCCACCACAATGCCGTGGAAGTCGAAGAAGCGGGCCAGGCCGTCCGCTTTGCCAAGAAGAAAGCCTTCGCCCGGGCCCGCGCCAAGGCGAACCAGCACAAGGATGTTCAGCGATGA
- a CDS encoding ZIP family metal transporter: MPVWLQALMWGTVAGAALVLGAAASWKWAIPSKLVSSIMSFGAGVLISALAFELVAEAVDGGGLWPTVTGFLAGSVVYVGANMLLTRAGAKHRKRSGGQQPSEQDSPGSGTAIAFGALLDGIPESIVLGVGLITAGSVSPAMLAAVFISNVPEGLSGTAGMKKAGRSTGYIFGVWGGIAVMCGLASLLGYVALENAPDAVIAFITAIAAGGILAMLADTMIPEAFEEHHNLTGLTASVGFLTAFTVHQLGG; encoded by the coding sequence ATGCCGGTGTGGCTTCAGGCGTTGATGTGGGGAACCGTGGCCGGTGCCGCCCTGGTGCTGGGGGCCGCCGCGTCGTGGAAATGGGCCATTCCGTCCAAACTAGTCTCCTCGATCATGTCCTTTGGGGCGGGCGTGCTGATTTCGGCACTGGCGTTCGAGCTCGTCGCTGAGGCGGTTGATGGTGGGGGCCTGTGGCCCACCGTGACCGGATTCCTGGCCGGCTCCGTGGTCTACGTCGGCGCGAACATGCTCCTGACCCGGGCCGGCGCCAAACACCGCAAACGCTCAGGCGGCCAGCAACCGTCGGAGCAGGACAGCCCGGGCAGCGGCACGGCCATCGCCTTCGGCGCCCTCCTCGACGGGATCCCGGAGTCGATAGTGCTCGGCGTCGGACTCATCACCGCGGGATCGGTCAGTCCGGCCATGCTTGCGGCTGTGTTCATCTCCAATGTTCCCGAGGGTCTTTCCGGAACTGCCGGGATGAAAAAGGCAGGCCGCAGTACCGGCTACATTTTTGGGGTGTGGGGCGGCATCGCCGTGATGTGCGGGCTCGCCTCACTGCTCGGATACGTGGCGCTGGAGAACGCTCCGGACGCCGTCATCGCCTTCATTACCGCGATCGCGGCGGGCGGAATCCTGGCGATGCTCGCCGACACCATGATCCCCGAGGCATTCGAAGAGCACCACAACCTCACGGGACTGACCGCGTCCGTCGGGTTCCTGACGGCCTTCACCGTCCACCAGCTCGGTGGGTGA
- a CDS encoding HAD domain-containing protein, whose amino-acid sequence MRNVTLYLDVDGVVCPFGATGTTPWGSGWILANAGVLEVAYAGQLVDGLNGLSRLPGVRCVWLTSWEEMAAEYLCPAIGLAGGHWPCLTADGAGTGEGWWKLAALQEDLAANAPDGIVWIDDQLRYEQEALAWAGFLGRRILTVSPDPRRGISPAELAAVGGFVTEQLFLT is encoded by the coding sequence ATGCGGAACGTCACCCTGTACCTGGACGTCGACGGCGTCGTTTGCCCGTTCGGAGCAACGGGCACGACGCCATGGGGTTCCGGCTGGATACTTGCGAACGCCGGCGTGCTCGAAGTGGCGTATGCGGGCCAGCTGGTTGACGGGCTGAACGGGCTTTCCCGGTTGCCTGGAGTCCGGTGCGTGTGGCTCACCAGCTGGGAGGAGATGGCCGCGGAATACTTATGCCCTGCCATCGGACTTGCAGGCGGCCACTGGCCCTGCCTGACAGCGGATGGTGCCGGAACGGGGGAGGGCTGGTGGAAGCTTGCCGCCCTCCAGGAGGACCTGGCGGCCAACGCCCCGGATGGCATCGTGTGGATTGACGACCAGCTCCGCTATGAACAGGAAGCACTGGCGTGGGCCGGATTCCTGGGCCGACGCATCCTCACGGTGTCGCCCGATCCGCGCCGGGGAATCTCTCCCGCCGAACTGGCCGCCGTCGGTGGGTTTGTCACGGAGCAGCTGTTTTTGACCTGA